The DNA segment TTAGTGAATTTAATGCAATCTCTATTctaattaaaacattgaaaacagAAATTTTGTCAGAAGTAACAATTGCTAGAATGTCATCAACATATTGTGtgaattctaataattaaaagttctttttcaacTTCTTGTAACATCATAAATCTTAAACTGCTTAAGATAAAGCAAAGCCCGCAGAACAACCCAATTAAAACAGTTCTAGGGGCTATTAGCAATTTATTCTTAGTTATTTTGGTtaagttatgaattaaaattagtttttcctaaATACAAATAAAGCACGAGCTAGTGGGGTGCTATCGAAAATCGGCATAACGTCTAGCAAATTTATTAACCCTCATGCGGGCACGCCtttttttatcacttattttacAGCTCAATATCTCACCGTAAACCTTTTTAATCgggattatttttcaaagaatcgtAAAAACAGAGGTTCAAACAATagataacatttatttaatttcgaacgatatATAAAATAGATAGACAATAAATAGTCTAATAATAGTTGGACGATAGACTACCGCCCACGCTTCCGCTTGAAGATTAAATGGACTTTAGGTACATGGATGATTTTTAGAATATCTTCAAGTTTCTAACTATATTATATAAACCAACTAGTATTTATAGAaacttgtttcaaaatatttgaaatatatttcaataaattgtaaGTAGGAGGACCAATTATAGAAACAATCAGTCTTCAATTTGAGTTTGGTTTGTAGATTGTTGGGATACCATAAGCTTCTGCTATAACACCATTGTGTGATTTTAAATGGTAtgcacaataataataattgattaatctTTGGTTTCCCCATCTAATGTCTATAttgtaacatttatttttagttgttgGAATCTTACTTGTTTTTATGCTTTTATGTTTTTAGACAGAAtatcattcttaaaattttatttgcaactgTTTTAATGTAGTCTTCTCTATTAGCTGCAACAGTTGAAATTTGTTACCTAAAGCTGAAGTTAAAGTTCAAGAATGGACCtactcgtttttatttttatgcatccagaaggtaaatttaaaatgattttttccttaTTACAGCAAATCTTCTTGGCCAGGATTGTGTCATTAAAGAACAATGCTCATTAAAAGTAGCAAATAGCAGCTGTCTCGCTGGGGTATGCAGGTGCGAAGAAGGATTTCTACAATTTCGAAGACACACATGTTTAGGgcgtaagaattaatttttttctagtatttAAAACAACTCTAACAATCTTAATAATCGTGAAATAAATTCGcgtttttatttctgaaatatttttcttgataaaatcgAAATTATGATACTCACATAAATTCTTGCGGTCTACGTTATCCACCGTAATGCACAGCGCGGTTTCTGTGGTGTGTCAAATTGCCAATTCAACCACCAATATTTATTGGTTGAAGCAATCTTGTGGTTTATAAAAGTACATGATTTTATATAGTGGAAAAGAACCGTTTTGGCTTATAACAGTAAATaacgaagatttttaaaaatgttgaaaacattattttcggTAAGGGAGCGTCCATTAATTATGTAAGGCTTCTTGGAATCGGAGAggtggtaaataattaattattttgtatgttttttattATGCAATGTTTTATATTACATGTGGCCAATAAATATAGAGTAGAGGAATTAAAccgtttttaaaatttggttaatacCTTTaatgaaatctcataaaatccctaaaaatttttgCAATCCTTTGAAAACCCGtgaattcgtttgaaaatataaaaatttgttaaatcatttgaaatttgtatgaaatcctttgaattccatggatattgtttataatctctcaaaatcattttaaaattatgaagttCCCTGGACATCCCTTCAAACCctttaaaactgaaaaactgGGAAATCGCTTAAATACATCAAAGTCCCATAAAAATCACTTAtactaataaaaattcaagaaaatacttaaaatctctAATCTCTAAATCGAGATCCCTTGAggtttttgaaatccctttcaaattaattttagtatttaaaataataatatttaaaatgatgaaatattttaagagtaattaaaattctttataatccttgagaatcttttataatattctaaaatcttttgaaattccgataaatctgttgaaatcttatgaaaatctctaaaatccaTGCAtgtactttgaaatgttttgaaaactctttaaatctCTCCGTTAAAATCAGTTCTTCGAAATTCCAATAAATTCCCTGATATCTTCCAAAATGTGTAGAAATACTTACGTATcacatgaaatctttttaaatccttgaaaatctagtgaattattttgaatagtttCGAAATCTCTTAACCTccattaaaatctgtttaaatccctttaaatcatttgaaattcagtAAAGTCTGCGGAAATATGATTAAACTCCTTGAAGTCCCGCAATACTtcttcgaaaattgaaattttggaatcgtttgaaataccATACAATTTTCGTAATCcgttgaaatctttacaaatatcTTGAGACCTCATGAAACCCCTAAAAAGATTGGAAAAATACGTTAAATTCcgcaaaaatgtttcaattctttgaaatactttaaaatcccttgaaatctgttgaaatacttccaaatcactgaaaattttttattattattattattattattattattattattattattattattataccattaagccatttccctttcggggtaggcgtgactcactcggcaggggaaaNNNNNNNNNNNNNNNNNNNNNNNNNNNNNNNNNNNNNNNNNNNNNNNNNNNNNNNNNNNNNNNNNNNNNNNNNNNNNNNNNNNNNNNNNNNNNNNNNNNNGGTCAACTTTATGGTGCTGGTATTGCTGACTAAAGGTAAAAAccgttaaaagttaatattttcaatattatgtacgattttttccattttcaaactttaaacacgtttttctcgaaaccactttttttaatacaGCCAACACAATTATTCAGCCAATTTTGATCCGatcgatttcaaattttgacagaagtTTTGTAACATCATTTTCTAGAGAAGTACGtaggattttgttgaaaagttgaaaactttttgttttacgaccgatttttcatgctttttttagaggaaaaaaaaattttttttcgaacttccgccaatttttaaaaatttgatattttctaaaatccctATTTCGTTCCCTTGTTTTTAGTCCAAACAAcaagaaaaaactttgtttttttgttcCAGATCTATAGCGACGACGAAAAATTGTTATCAGTGAAGGCCTTTCTCAAAATTCCTGTGATGCTTATAGCTCTGTACAgacgccattttgtttttaaatactttgcaaaaattaatttacgtacTTGAAAACATGTATAATAAAGTCATCTAATTAGTTTTTGCAGCTAATATAATgtctttctgaaaaaaaattccaaaaatgaccTTCAAAAACAGCCCTCTACATAGGTGTTACCCCTTAAGTTACagtactacattttaattgatacaaacattgtcaggttaattgaaatggagtcaattctacttgtagttctaagtttcttcaaatgagtaatgtgcgtctaaatttttaaccagctgtagtataatgaaatgaattttattgtgttacaactggaatacttaagttaagttgtgttgcgttaagcaaaatttcgttaggttctgttaagttagattcatttgtaggttaagatcgagttaacctaataaatatagcacacatttaagactgagaacagCACGCTTACATAGTTACacttgtggttgaatttcattcggctaggttaggttaggttaggataggtttgacctctttgcaggttaagcccaagctgattcagacggtaccgcaaacacaacgggacaacacaatcagtttaattgtgtttcNNNNNNNNNNNNNNNNNNNNNNNNNNNNNNNNNNNNNNNNNNNNNNNNNNNNNNNNNNNNNNNNNNNNNNNNNNNNNNNNNNNNNNNNNNNNNNNNNNNNgcatgatttttcgtcattttttgaggttatggctcaacaatgacgtgatgggtgatttttgataccgaatttgaattcagcgccccaaaatccataggaataagtgtgtcttgttaccagaaccgcacacttattttttttgtgtggctgtgttattgttaGTAATTTGTATGAAAAGTCTAGTATCCATTCTGTTAGGCATTGAAAGAAAACCTctgaaataatttgttgaaagttcagaaAACTTAGgataaattctgaatttaaaatgttagtcatttttttaactttcctaaCTTTCGTGATTTCAATGTTATTAAagtttacaatataaaatttaatgagaCGCAGTtatgaataaagattttttatacaacaaattttaaaaacttcttagattcttcaaaaacaaatttctaaactgaatttctgaaaaaattcactttttattttctttattttttgttcttctaAATAGCttgcaattttctcttaaatgcctgtaaatataaaaatgggatCGTTATTAGGTTagagttacggaaaattccgtgaTCATTGActgtgtgttaaaaatttgttttcgaaaaattcaagaagtttaaaaagaaattggtttaaaaaaatattttttcaaaactgcgtCTTATCGGGAATAATGTCAAAAAAACTCactttaatatcattaaaatcaccaAAGTTATAAGAGTTTAACAAGAGtaccaacatttttaatttgtaatatctccttagttttttgaatttttcaaaaattattttatggcttATTCTTTTACCTCAAAGAGAACAAAATAGGGGAATGCAGTAAAGGTTGGGACGGGTTATGCTTTTGGCCCATAACTTTCCTACAgccaattttctatatttattcaaatctgtgaaaaaatgtttgtagTGGAGGTTAGGACACCtcttaaaacatgaaaaataagtgtaagaaaacattttaaaacaccaCATTGAAccttttagtaaataattatttgttccaTTGGGGCTTCAGATAAAAGGTAACActgcacggtaaaaaaattgagcggtgacagggatattattccccattatagctaaacatttagctgaaaacgaacgaaggaattaagaaagctCCCTGGATcagcaaaaatgaatatccttgaccattttccatgtaccagggatatcgtatagccAAACCCCTAATAACTATAGCTATAAttgggatattaagaataggtgccagaaggaattatcggaagagcgccggtgcattgtgggagcagcgaaataaaatggcggcggtctaagcgggagcagtgacagttgagatttactttggacaattaaacgctttttaccgcttaaaatgtgcgcgactgttaatattaaatagagtttatgatgcggtaataataatttacaattgttNNNNNNNNNNNNNNNNNNNNNNNNNNNNNNNNNNNNNNNNNNNNNNNNNNNNNNNNNNNNNNNNNNNNNNNNNNNNNNNNNNNNNNNNNNNNNNNNNNNNATTACTGATTTACGAAAacagtttacataaagtaactaaatatttaactcttctaactaaacgttttacctaatctaagcggacactttctttgagtttaatgtattctcgattcacttgttcgtttcaagatttttttaccgtgtaaaaAACGTATAGgtgtaaaaaaatgtgttccgATCTATACGAAAAACGTGTGACAACCTATTAATTTAACGGAATTATTGCATTTAGCTcatatattttggaaattcaatgaaaattattgagTCAATGGGGGTTGAATGATgtcaaaacaataatatttctACTCTTTATAAACACACTGTTTAGTGCAACTGGAACAAGAATGAACCATCTCCTCGATTTAACATAGAAAGTTAGCTACTATTGATAATAATTACCAATATTTGACAGTTATAATAGGTAGCATCAATGCGAAGAAATAGAGAAAACGCACTGTCCAAACCTATGCAGTGtgccaacctatacagtgtcccagcCTGTGTAGAGCACTATCCCACTATTATCTACATTCTGGATGGAGCTATTCTCTTTCAAAGTCAAGGATAGTTTTAAACTAATAATCCGGTTAGTGATCCGATATGCGTCGGTAGTATCGGATCAATAAGGAAGTGACGATTTTTCGGTAAAGTATAGGAGTGAGAAATTGTAGTTTGGTTCTGTGTGATCTTGGCCGATTCTCGATGAAATTGCACTCGCACTCGCATTTACGACCATGTGCGCCTTTCTTCCTAAGTAATCGCTTCCACGTTTCCCACGATCTGCAAACAATGCGAACTCTTGGTAGAAACATTGAGGAGAATGAGGAAAAGGACGATATAAAGTGGAAGGAGAGGAAAGCTAAACCGATTCTCCGAGCAAGATTCGAGATGTAAGTACGCGACAATCGTTGTTCataatatgtatgtatgtatgtatgtatgcatgcatatACGAAGCTTAATTTTTGTCATACAAGAAAAACAATCGCTTTGTTTGCCTTTTACAGACGTAACATTTTGAATGGTGACTTGAAGTAgctgttttcagtttgttcttttcaattttcgagaattttgtaagtcgcaattttcaaataattgattatatttgataataatatttatttttgaatgtttctaaacattattgataaacgAAGAAAATTTTAATCGCAAATGTTTTTCAGTCTTCGACATTAATTCTGAtattaacattttgctaccagaCTATAATTCGTAAACTTTTTGGGCACTCGGAGAGATGAGAAAAAGAAAATCCagacaaaaaattagaatattttagttTACGAAATTTATAGACTGGGTAACGATAAAAAATTTTCCGTTGCGGTGACCAAAAAATTAACTGTACcaactaattttaagcaaaatgtagattttttaatattatacaatttttcggtttttgaggattttaagggttttaagaccaatattttttttagattcccgggaaaattaaaattaataactaaatcaaaataataattaattaaaaaagaattttaaagattttaaagcgattttttctaattttgcagaaTGTGTTCAAAACTTTAGGAAAAACTTCGTATaatcttaaaagatatttaaaagttttcaaaacatttcagaaagcttaaaacaaaatgtagatttttaaaggctGCTCAATTTCTCAAAATGTCCTTCCGTAGGtggcaacaaaaatgttatttaattaatataaatccgTAAAATTTTGAACGAGTAAATACTGAAATACAAATTACATGGATAATAGAATATTCGTTCATTTACAAATATCTATTTTATATctccgaaattttaataaaagggaTATCAAAGGGCAGAATCCAAGacatccaaaatattttttattcatgcaAGAATTACCTGTAAATCATGCACGTTTCCATAAAATTCAAAAGGGTCCTATGTCGTAGTCCTATGCCTTTGATATCGGAAGCCCCGTGCATTCGCACTTTCTtgatagttattaaatttttcgtgtaGCCTTGCTGAACGCTGCTCAATGCTAAAAGAAATTATACCTGTTGCGCAAAGTCCTCATTTTCTTGGGAAAATTATGATATTCAAATCCAAAAGCACTTAatccatttttcaccaaaattgtgAACGCAATATATATCCGAAAACACACACGATGATTGTTCAAGATACGGACAATGCGGGTCTAAGTCGTTTGTCGCCACGCCATCCGCCAGCGACACCGCTCCAATAAGATTCGCTTCCTTAAATATTCCAGATATGAATAGTCAATATCACGcactttatatttgaaatataaacaaaagtAGCCCCTTAATATATTGTGCACTGAATAGAAGATGTCGGCGGCAAGATTGTTTCTTGCCGGCTACTTTTCGTGAAGagcaaaatacgaaataaaagcgAATTACGTATATAGTCAtgcaaatacctgaaaatataattttaaaggtcaaaactaataaaaatcgTGTTTGTAAAAAGAAGATTCGAAATATTCGATACTCGAAAATGGGATACTCGAAATAAGTTATAGGGTTCTGTTCATATTCTAGAAGTGATATGAAAAACGAGTGGGACTGCTGGATAGGTGCGAGGTTCTGAATGGGGGTGGGTGTCACCTAATGCAAACTCTCGCCAAAAAGTAGTAcgaaaaaccatttaaaaaaggATTATGTATAAAACATGGGAACCAAGAACAAACTTACAGTAAcggtaaaaataaatgattataaaataattcattccTGAAGCCGAAAATCTATGTAAACAAaccattatttgattaaattacaagaattatgtACAATAAACTATGTAAGACATTATTTGTGACTAATCACAGGAATGCATTCTAGCCTCGCCACAAGACGTTGACAAGAGTAGGGGccaacattatttatgtgactaatcacaggggtgccttgccGCCCCCACGAGGCGTTGCAAAATGGGTAGGGGTGCGACTAAATATATTTcagtgaccagtcacagggatgcatTTCCGCCTCCCtagagacgttggaaaggggggaGGTGTGCGACCTCACATTATTTCTGTGCCTAGagacaggggtgccttcccgtccccacGAGATGTTAGAAGGGGTAGGGGtatgatcaaaattatttctgtgatcagtcacaggggtgaaTTTCCACCCCCACAagacgtcaatagtaattcttgagtcGCAAATCGACTATAAAGTTAGTTTTATACATATAACGTTTCGTTGAAAGCGCCAAAGGCCAATAACTATCAAAATAACCCCTCAATTACATGGCCTTACTCTAAAATGCGTAGAAGTCCCTTTCGTATGCTTGAAATATGCTTTTTGCCGGAACAGTCagtgtatataaacttcgtaaataaaaaatgtaattttttaaagttttaatactgcaaattatatttgcaggtgtttttatgtccaggtttgtaatcagcacatcaacatacatcagtatactattttagaaaaatgtaaaaaaaagaaaaaggataaaaaaagccgGCAAAATGCAATGTTGCCGGTGTCCGAAGGCTAGCCACTACGTAAATAGAAAGGTATTTAATATCCACTTTTGAACATCTATCCCTCTCCGGGCGGGGAAACAAATCCAAAGTCAgcttaataagtttttaaatg comes from the Belonocnema kinseyi isolate 2016_QV_RU_SX_M_011 chromosome 6, B_treatae_v1, whole genome shotgun sequence genome and includes:
- the LOC117175476 gene encoding uncharacterized protein LOC117175476, which encodes MKRNNGRLFIFQKKAIAIPTKETFLLGGECSKDRECEGSIINSRCHLGYCRCLPYFAEYNGTHCLKSNLLGQDCVIKEQCSLKVANSSCLAGVCRCEEGFLQFRRHTCLGRVRNCSLVLCDLGRFSMKLHSHSHLRPCAPFFLSNRFHVSHDLQTMRTLGRNIEENEEKDDIKWKERKAKPILRARFEIRNILNGDLK